The Moorena producens PAL-8-15-08-1 genomic interval AGACAGCAGCATTCGTCATCAACTGAGGTTCAAGGCTGGCTTCCATATGATCCGCTTCACGGCTGATCCACAACAACAACTCCCCGATATCAACCCAAGCAACAGCACCTTTACCAAAAAGATTTGGGTCAAATCGCGCCAAGAGCTTACCATTGCTGATTTTCGTCCGATTAAGACCCTTGACCCTTTGCTTAACCCAACCCTAGGACCAGCGGATGTATTGAGTCTGGTGTTCCGGGGTTTATGTCGTTTTAATTCCTTACGTGGGTTGCTGGTTCCCGATCTTGCGGTCAAGTGGAAGCTAGAAACTGTAGACAAGATCACTAAAATCCTTTATTTCCAGCTTCATGACAACCTACGTTTCCACGATGGCACCCCTCTAACCGTTGCTGATGTTGAGTTCACTTATCAGGTGCTACGGAAAATTGACTCACCCTGGCGCAAACTGGTTTTGACAAGCATCAGGGATATCAAAGTCGTAGATCAAAAAACCATTGCGTTTACATTACAGTCTGCCCCCCAAAGGTTACCCTCTCAATTCCATGGCCTCAGGGCAATTGATTCAATTGAGCCTGTAACCAAACCTCCTATTGATCCCCAACTTTTAACCGTGGGAATTGTACCGCGCCATGGTTACGGTACAGAACGCTTTGGGATAAAGCCGATTGGGACTGGACCATTCCAAGTTGAGACCTTCGGTTCTAGTGGCATCGAGTTGAGTGCTTTTCCAGACTATTGGCAAGGCACACCACGATTTGATCAAATTGTCATTCCCGTCATCTGTGATCACAACCAGCTGCTCGATATGGTGCTAGGCCATAAAGTCACTGCAGCAGTAATACCCTACTCAAAAGACCTGGCCAAGACCTTGAGGGAAAACAAAGAATGGACTGTCGTGCCTCTTCCCCAATCTCAACCACAGTTACTACAAGTACAATCGACTAGGATTCAGGAGCGGATGCCCAATCCTTTCAATACAAACTGGAATGCTCATCTGTGGTACAGCACTTCTGAATCGGGTGAGGTACAAAGTTCTCGGTTGGAAGGAGTAGGGAGTAGGGAATCGGGAGTAGGGAGTAGGGAGTAGGGAGTAGCTATACAAGGACACAGGTCAAGTCTACCGGATTTCACTTTAAAATTTGCTAATCTGTTGAGGTGCAAATCAACTAAAAAACGATCAGAGTGTCTAAGAGCTGTATTATTTTTTAATGTTGCTTGACCTTGAGCTTATTTTGATGGGAATGCCATGACTAACTTGCCTGAGCCTCTGCCACCCAATCAGCCTGAACATAGTAACAACGGTAGTGCCAAGAACTCAGCCAATGGTCATTCACCACCATCTCCTCCCGAAACTCAAGAGGAGCAACATTTATCAACCCTGCCGTTGTCAAACCTGCCCAATAAAGCAACTATTGGATCGGTTACTCCTGCTAATCGCTCCGTAAGCCTAATTATTCTCACTGCGATCGCTATCATGATTTTTGGGATAGTGATTGATAACCTCTGGATTGGGATCTCCGGAGCTACTGTGGCGTTGCTGGTTTCACTGCCAGTGATTTTACCGGTTCTCAAGCAATGGCTTACGGATTTGTTGCCACCACCACAAAGAATCAAAGTTATTGCCTCGATCGGAGTGGTAGCAGCAATAAGTGGCTTACTGAAATTTCTTGGTGTTTACCAAAACATCAGCCATTGGTTGGTTCAAATTAAATGGGATGAATTTGGGTCATGGGCTGAATGGGTGGGTGCTTTGGGACAGATTTTGATTGCCGTCCTAGCAGTATTCATTGCTTGGCGACAATATGTCATTTCCAAAGACCTGACTATCCAGCAAAATATGATTACTCAGCAGCAAACCATTGATGCTTACTTTCAGGGAGTTTCAGATCTAGCCTTAGATGATCAGGGATTGCTAGAAGATTGGCCCCAGGAGAGGGCATTTTGCGAAGGAAGAACCGCTGCTATTCTCAGTAGTGTGGATGCCCATGGGAAAGCCAAAGTGCTCAGATTTTTGTCCCAAGCCCGTTTACTGACTCCCCTCAGACGGGATAATCATTTAGGACGCC includes:
- a CDS encoding pentapeptide repeat-containing protein — its product is MTNLPEPLPPNQPEHSNNGSAKNSANGHSPPSPPETQEEQHLSTLPLSNLPNKATIGSVTPANRSVSLIILTAIAIMIFGIVIDNLWIGISGATVALLVSLPVILPVLKQWLTDLLPPPQRIKVIASIGVVAAISGLLKFLGVYQNISHWLVQIKWDEFGSWAEWVGALGQILIAVLAVFIAWRQYVISKDLTIQQNMITQQQTIDAYFQGVSDLALDDQGLLEDWPQERAFCEGRTAAILSSVDAHGKAKVLRFLSQARLLTPLRRDNHLGRPMLDGYGGYQEDRIYGIRVIDLNVMLAGSDLSYTDLRWTELGEANMVRANLSFCDLVQANLSRTVLYEANLTGADLKGVRLFYGSVETASPRSRTHPPDYRTGAYTGAVVENVNFTGVQRMDEKQHYYCCAWCGEKSRKTIPGGCQGIPNKLGR
- a CDS encoding ABC transporter substrate-binding protein — translated: MSTDESVTEDNQEWQLAELVDAIASEIDHAADTLSLKSYARGKSLAIKQLNLDLEVTVRRGRDGEIWFRTVVDPKENGATVLKLDFTQVLQSQLDGLRKPLDRPVDNRPLATLPDITDAEIKQLNAIAIYSVDDLERYTQTPAMIAEVSRKTDIPDPRIRMWRQLPFLTEVKPAKSPPGSSVVIEGGNFGSVPSPDALVWFQGQPAKIISWSESRLSVIMPQVRGVGVLFAVIDGQTTNTLPWEATTIDLLVRDIILNPPLPVAGDLITLEADLINQGSSPTGSFQVEWTINNLSDLSPHGTLQPNQRSQDSSIRHQLRFKAGFHMIRFTADPQQQLPDINPSNSTFTKKIWVKSRQELTIADFRPIKTLDPLLNPTLGPADVLSLVFRGLCRFNSLRGLLVPDLAVKWKLETVDKITKILYFQLHDNLRFHDGTPLTVADVEFTYQVLRKIDSPWRKLVLTSIRDIKVVDQKTIAFTLQSAPQRLPSQFHGLRAIDSIEPVTKPPIDPQLLTVGIVPRHGYGTERFGIKPIGTGPFQVETFGSSGIELSAFPDYWQGTPRFDQIVIPVICDHNQLLDMVLGHKVTAAVIPYSKDLAKTLRENKEWTVVPLPQSQPQLLQVQSTRIQERMPNPFNTNWNAHLWYSTSESGEVQSSRLEGVGSRESGVGSRE